The following coding sequences lie in one Phacochoerus africanus isolate WHEZ1 chromosome 12, ROS_Pafr_v1, whole genome shotgun sequence genomic window:
- the IL15RA gene encoding interleukin-15 receptor subunit alpha isoform X1, with amino-acid sequence MGVGGEGVLPGDPRSLGKLDGWHLRQSSWRASNGERSYSTPSMGLESGGTPKTPGISQTLAPRERAEAVGHSPVTRTFAGVTCPPPTSVEHADIRVKSYTLNSRERYVCNAGFKRKAGTSSLTECVFNETMNVAHWTTPNLKCIRDPALTRQRPASTASPASPAGVAPEPESPTPSGKEPALTSKSDPTVSTPGPGSRLMPSKPPPAGTTGVVSNAPPQAPSQTTAMAPEHAGARLSPRAVVAVAVSTPCALLLCGACVLLLVVHFRRSRPTSQTPGMAMESMEVVPMTGGSDATGGGTES; translated from the exons ATGGGAGTAGGGGGCGAGGGGGTCCTCCCTGGTGACCCCCGGTCTTTAGGTAAGCTGGATGGCTGGCACTTAAGGCAAAGCTCCTGGAGAGCTTCTAACGGCGAGCGCTCATATTCAACACCTTCTATGGGCTTAGAATCTGGGGGCACCCCCAAGACCCCTGGGATAAGCCAGACTCTGGCCCCCCGCGAGCGGGCTGAAGCCGTCGGCCACTCCCCTGTTACTCGCACTTTTGCAGGCGTCACGTGCCCGCCTCCCACGTCCGTGGAGCATGCAGACATCCGGGTCAAGAGTTACACCCTCAACTCCAGGGAGCGGTATGTTTGCAACGCTGGGTTCAAGCGGAAAGCGGGGACGTCCAGCCTGACGGAGTGCGTGTTCAACGAGACCATGAACGTGGCCCACTGGACCACTCCCAACCTCAAGTGCATCA GAGACCCCGCCCTGACTCGCCAAAGGCCAGCCTCCACGGCATCCCCGGCATCCCCGGCAGGGGTGGCCCCAGAGCCGGAGAGCCCCACCCCTTCTGGAAAAG AGCCAGCTTTGACTTCCAAGTCAGACCCCACAGTGTCTACTCCTGGACCAGGCTCCAGGCTGATGCCGTCAAAACCTCCTCCCGCAGGAACCACAGGCGTAGTCAGTAACGCGCCCCCCCAAGCCCCGTCTCAGACAACAGCCATGGCCCCGGAACACGCTG GTGCACGACTCAGTCCCAGAGCAGTGGTGGCCG TGGCCGTCTCCACGCCGTGCGCCCTGCTTCTCTGTGGAGCGTGTGTGCTCCTCCTTGTGGTACATTTTAGAAGGTCAAG GCCAACTTCCCAGACACCTGGTATGGCGATGGAAAGCATGGAAGTCGTGCCAATGACCGGGGGCAGCGACGCCACCGGTGGGGGCACGGAAAGCTAA
- the IL15RA gene encoding interleukin-15 receptor subunit alpha isoform X4: MGVGGEGVLPGDPRSLGKLDGWHLRQSSWRASNGERSYSTPSMGLESGGTPKTPGISQTLAPRERAEAVGHSPVTRTFAGVTCPPPTSVEHADIRVKSYTLNSRERYVCNAGFKRKAGTSSLTECVFNETMNVAHWTTPNLKCIRDPALTRQRPASTASPASPAGVAPEPESPTPSGKGARLSPRAVVAVAVSTPCALLLCGACVLLLVVHFRRSRPTSQTPGMAMESMEVVPMTGGSDATGGGTES; the protein is encoded by the exons ATGGGAGTAGGGGGCGAGGGGGTCCTCCCTGGTGACCCCCGGTCTTTAGGTAAGCTGGATGGCTGGCACTTAAGGCAAAGCTCCTGGAGAGCTTCTAACGGCGAGCGCTCATATTCAACACCTTCTATGGGCTTAGAATCTGGGGGCACCCCCAAGACCCCTGGGATAAGCCAGACTCTGGCCCCCCGCGAGCGGGCTGAAGCCGTCGGCCACTCCCCTGTTACTCGCACTTTTGCAGGCGTCACGTGCCCGCCTCCCACGTCCGTGGAGCATGCAGACATCCGGGTCAAGAGTTACACCCTCAACTCCAGGGAGCGGTATGTTTGCAACGCTGGGTTCAAGCGGAAAGCGGGGACGTCCAGCCTGACGGAGTGCGTGTTCAACGAGACCATGAACGTGGCCCACTGGACCACTCCCAACCTCAAGTGCATCA GAGACCCCGCCCTGACTCGCCAAAGGCCAGCCTCCACGGCATCCCCGGCATCCCCGGCAGGGGTGGCCCCAGAGCCGGAGAGCCCCACCCCTTCTGGAAAAG GTGCACGACTCAGTCCCAGAGCAGTGGTGGCCG TGGCCGTCTCCACGCCGTGCGCCCTGCTTCTCTGTGGAGCGTGTGTGCTCCTCCTTGTGGTACATTTTAGAAGGTCAAG GCCAACTTCCCAGACACCTGGTATGGCGATGGAAAGCATGGAAGTCGTGCCAATGACCGGGGGCAGCGACGCCACCGGTGGGGGCACGGAAAGCTAA